The following coding sequences are from one Kosakonia sp. H02 window:
- the efeB gene encoding iron uptake transporter deferrochelatase/peroxidase subunit, which yields MKQHDDNDVSEPSRRRLLKSMGALGGALALTGGCPVAHAAKPQSAPGTLSPDSRMEKQPFYGEHQAGVLTAQQASMMLVAFDVLAADKSDLERLFRLLTQRITFLTSGGPAPDTPNPRLPPMDSGILGPFIAPDNLTITVSVGQSLFDERFGLRPQMPKKLQKMGRFPNDSLDAALCHGDLLLQICANTQDTVIHALRDVIKHTPDLLSVRWKREGFISDHAARSWGKETPVNLLGFKDGTANPDSSDPALMNEVVWVTGEQGEPTWAVGGSYQAVRIIQFHVEFWDRTPLKEQQTIFGRDKHSGAPLGMKNEHDVPDYASDPDGDVIALDSHIRLANPRTKETQSSLMMRRGYSYSLGVTHSGQLDMGLLFVCYQHDLEKGFLTVQKRLNGEALEEYIRPIGGGYFFVLPGVKEASRYLAQPLLEA from the coding sequence ATGAAACAACATGATGATAACGACGTCAGTGAACCTTCCCGGCGTCGTTTATTAAAAAGTATGGGCGCGCTGGGAGGCGCGCTTGCGCTTACCGGCGGTTGCCCTGTTGCTCATGCGGCGAAACCGCAAAGCGCGCCAGGTACGCTCTCGCCCGATTCGCGTATGGAAAAACAGCCCTTTTATGGCGAGCACCAGGCGGGCGTGTTGACTGCGCAACAGGCGTCGATGATGCTGGTGGCCTTTGATGTGCTGGCGGCAGATAAGTCTGACCTTGAACGTTTGTTTCGCTTACTGACACAGCGCATTACTTTTCTCACCTCCGGCGGCCCGGCCCCGGATACGCCCAACCCGCGCCTGCCGCCGATGGATTCCGGCATTCTTGGGCCGTTTATCGCTCCGGATAACCTGACCATCACCGTGTCTGTTGGTCAGTCGCTATTTGATGAGCGCTTTGGTTTACGCCCGCAGATGCCGAAAAAGCTGCAAAAGATGGGGCGTTTTCCCAACGATTCCCTTGATGCGGCGCTGTGCCACGGCGATCTGTTGCTGCAAATCTGCGCCAACACCCAGGATACGGTTATCCATGCGCTGCGGGATGTGATTAAACACACGCCGGATTTACTCAGTGTGCGCTGGAAACGGGAAGGGTTTATTTCCGATCATGCAGCGCGCAGCTGGGGGAAAGAGACGCCGGTGAATCTGCTGGGCTTTAAAGACGGTACTGCCAATCCGGACAGCAGCGATCCTGCGCTGATGAACGAGGTGGTGTGGGTTACTGGCGAGCAGGGCGAACCGACGTGGGCGGTAGGTGGCAGTTACCAGGCGGTGCGGATTATCCAGTTTCACGTGGAGTTCTGGGATCGCACGCCGCTGAAAGAGCAGCAGACTATTTTCGGTCGGGATAAGCATTCTGGCGCGCCGCTTGGCATGAAGAATGAGCATGATGTGCCGGATTATGCCAGTGACCCTGACGGGGATGTGATTGCCCTCGACAGCCATATTCGCCTGGCGAACCCGCGTACCAAAGAGACGCAATCGAGCCTGATGATGCGTCGGGGATACAGCTATTCGCTTGGCGTCACCCACTCGGGTCAACTTGATATGGGCTTGCTGTTTGTCTGCTACCAACACGATCTGGAAAAAGGGTTCCTGACGGTACAAAAACGGCTCAATGGCGAGGCGCTGGAGGAGTATATTCGCCCGATTGGCGGCGGCTACTTCTTTGTGTTGCCGGGCGTGAAAGAGGCCAGCCGCTATCTGGCTCAGCCTCTCCTTGAAGCCTGA
- a CDS encoding helix-turn-helix domain-containing protein, with product MKNEPLCHAPCPIARSLGRIGDSWSMIILRDAFAGFTRFDEFQKSANVAPNILSRRLKELVDDGLMEKVSYSTTPPRYEYHLTALGRDFRPVILALAEWGNRYFSPEGAQIQLVERKTERPVEAIMVDKATGEPITSEKYVLAPGPAASPVIHYRHDYLQRKRAGDSAQKFMPQQYAGADHDTGQQEESAGCLPLPLRGAD from the coding sequence ATGAAAAATGAACCGCTTTGCCACGCTCCCTGCCCCATCGCCCGCAGCCTTGGGCGCATTGGCGATAGCTGGAGCATGATTATCCTGCGCGATGCTTTTGCCGGTTTTACTCGCTTTGATGAGTTCCAGAAAAGCGCCAATGTCGCACCCAATATCCTCTCCCGACGCCTGAAAGAGCTGGTCGATGACGGGCTGATGGAAAAAGTGAGCTACAGCACGACACCGCCACGCTATGAATATCATCTCACCGCTCTGGGCCGCGATTTCCGCCCGGTGATCCTTGCGTTAGCGGAATGGGGTAATCGCTATTTTTCACCAGAAGGGGCGCAAATTCAGCTGGTTGAACGCAAAACAGAACGCCCTGTCGAAGCGATTATGGTCGATAAGGCAACCGGGGAACCCATTACCTCAGAGAAATATGTTCTGGCTCCCGGCCCGGCAGCTTCACCGGTGATCCATTACCGCCATGACTATTTGCAACGCAAACGCGCCGGAGATAGTGCGCAAAAATTCATGCCGCAGCAGTATGCAGGTGCCGATCATGATACTGGCCAGCAAGAAGAGAGCGCTGGCTGTTTGCCGCTTCCGCTGCGGGGTGCGGATTAA
- the dkgB gene encoding 2,5-didehydrogluconate reductase DkgB has protein sequence MSIPAFGLGTFRLTDEAVIASVKNALELGYRVIDTAQIYGNEAAIGEALAQSGVAREELFITTKIWTENLGEDLLIPSLKESLKKLGTDYVDLTLIHWPSPGAAVPVAVSMQQLLKAKEQGLTRQIGVSNFTIPLMEQAIAAVGAENIATNQIELSPYLQNRKVVEWAKQQGIHITSYMTLAYGKALKDEVIGRIAQKHNATPAQVILAWAMGEGYAVIPSSTKRENLASNLQAQSLKLDAQDKADIAKLDCNDRLVSPEGLAPEWD, from the coding sequence ATGTCTATCCCTGCATTTGGTTTGGGTACCTTCCGTTTAACAGATGAAGCCGTTATCGCCTCGGTGAAAAATGCGCTTGAATTAGGCTATCGCGTGATTGATACCGCGCAGATTTATGGCAACGAAGCCGCTATTGGCGAAGCGCTTGCCCAGAGCGGTGTTGCGCGTGAAGAGCTGTTTATCACCACCAAAATCTGGACGGAAAACCTGGGCGAAGACTTGCTGATCCCAAGCCTGAAAGAGAGCCTGAAAAAACTCGGTACCGATTACGTTGATTTAACCCTGATCCACTGGCCTTCACCGGGCGCGGCTGTGCCGGTTGCAGTGTCTATGCAGCAACTGCTGAAAGCGAAAGAGCAGGGGCTGACGCGCCAGATTGGTGTGTCAAACTTCACCATTCCGTTGATGGAACAGGCTATTGCTGCCGTTGGCGCGGAAAATATCGCGACGAATCAGATTGAGCTGTCGCCGTATCTGCAAAACCGTAAAGTGGTGGAGTGGGCGAAACAGCAAGGTATTCACATCACCTCTTACATGACGCTGGCTTACGGTAAAGCGCTGAAGGATGAAGTGATCGGCCGTATCGCGCAGAAACACAACGCGACGCCAGCGCAAGTGATCCTCGCCTGGGCGATGGGTGAAGGTTATGCGGTGATCCCGTCTTCCACCAAGCGTGAGAACCTGGCGAGCAACCTGCAAGCGCAGTCGCTGAAGCTGGATGCGCAGGATAAAGCAGACATTGCCAAACTGGATTGCAATGACCGTCTGGTCAGCCCGGAAGGCCTTGCGCCAGAGTGGGATTAA
- the fabF gene encoding beta-ketoacyl-ACP synthase II, whose protein sequence is MSVSQKRIVVTGMGIVSPLGCGVSHVWQSLLQGKSGISRLDDEIVDDIPCKVAGRVLSIEEEPLHGFDPLMAIPAKDRKKMDRFIEFALVAAKEALTQADWFPQDEAEKDRTATVIATGIGGFSEIANAVHTTDLRGPRRLSPFTIPSFLANLAAGHVSIMHGFRGPIGAPVTACAAGAQAIGDAARLIRNGEADIALCGGSEAAIHRVSLGGFAAAKALSSSFNDDPPAASRPFDRDRDGFVMGEGAGLLVIESLDHAIARGATPLAELVGYGTSADAYHLTGAPEDGNGARRAIETAIRQADITAADIQHINAHATSTQVGDKGELAAIKGVFGETSSVAITSTKSATGHLLGAAGGIEAIFTIQALREQIVPPTLNLHHPDEGADGLNLVALTARPFEMRYALSNGFGFGGVNASLLLKRWEA, encoded by the coding sequence ATGAGCGTTTCACAAAAACGCATCGTCGTGACAGGAATGGGGATCGTCAGCCCGCTGGGCTGCGGCGTATCGCATGTCTGGCAGTCGCTGCTACAAGGAAAATCCGGGATCTCTCGTCTTGATGACGAGATTGTCGACGATATCCCGTGTAAAGTCGCTGGCAGAGTGCTCTCCATTGAGGAAGAACCACTGCACGGGTTTGATCCGTTAATGGCGATCCCGGCAAAAGATCGCAAAAAAATGGACCGCTTTATTGAGTTTGCGTTGGTTGCAGCAAAAGAAGCGCTGACGCAAGCGGACTGGTTTCCTCAGGATGAAGCGGAAAAAGATCGTACGGCAACGGTGATCGCTACCGGCATTGGCGGATTTAGTGAAATAGCCAACGCAGTTCATACAACTGATTTACGCGGGCCGCGCCGACTTTCACCTTTCACCATTCCCTCGTTTCTTGCCAACCTTGCCGCTGGACATGTTTCCATCATGCACGGTTTTAGGGGGCCGATTGGTGCGCCAGTAACGGCGTGCGCCGCCGGTGCGCAGGCCATTGGCGATGCGGCACGACTTATCCGCAATGGTGAGGCTGATATCGCCTTATGCGGTGGAAGTGAGGCCGCGATCCACCGGGTGAGTCTGGGCGGATTTGCGGCAGCAAAAGCGTTGTCGAGCAGTTTTAATGACGATCCGCCAGCGGCATCGCGCCCCTTTGACCGCGATCGTGACGGCTTTGTCATGGGAGAAGGCGCAGGGTTATTGGTTATTGAATCCCTGGATCATGCGATTGCGCGTGGTGCGACACCGCTGGCTGAACTGGTGGGATACGGAACCAGCGCCGACGCTTATCACCTCACTGGCGCGCCGGAAGATGGTAACGGTGCACGGCGTGCGATTGAGACGGCTATCCGCCAGGCTGATATTACAGCGGCGGACATTCAGCACATCAACGCGCATGCCACGTCAACCCAGGTGGGTGATAAAGGGGAACTGGCAGCGATTAAGGGTGTGTTTGGCGAAACGAGTTCGGTGGCGATTACGTCAACGAAATCAGCGACGGGGCACTTACTGGGCGCGGCGGGTGGTATTGAAGCGATTTTTACTATTCAGGCTTTGCGTGAGCAGATTGTTCCGCCGACGTTGAATTTACATCATCCTGATGAAGGTGCCGATGGATTGAATCTGGTGGCACTAACCGCTCGGCCGTTTGAGATGCGCTATGCGCTGTCGAACGGATTCGGTTTTGGCGGGGTTAATGCCAGCCTGCTGCTGAAACGCTGGGAAGCGTAA
- the phoH gene encoding phosphate starvation-inducible protein PhoH, whose product MGRQKAVIKARREAKRVLRRDSRSHKQREEESVTSLVQMSGVESIGMARDSRDSSPIAARNEAQEHYLNAIESKQLIFATGEAGCGKTWISAAKAAEALIHKDVERIIVTRPVLQADEDLGFLPGDMSEKFAPYFRPVYDVLLKRLGASFMQYCLRPEIGKVEIAPFAYMRGRTFENAVVILDEAQNVTAAQMKMFLTRLGENVTVIVNGDITQCDLPSGVKSGLSDALARFEEDEMIGVVRFNKDDCVRSALCQRTLKAYD is encoded by the coding sequence ATGGGAAGACAGAAAGCAGTGATCAAAGCTCGTCGTGAAGCGAAACGCGTGCTAAGACGTGATTCACGCAGTCACAAACAACGTGAAGAAGAGTCGGTCACCTCGCTTGTGCAGATGAGCGGCGTAGAATCAATTGGCATGGCGCGGGACAGCCGTGATAGTTCTCCAATTGCTGCCCGTAACGAAGCTCAGGAGCACTACCTGAATGCTATTGAGAGTAAACAGCTGATCTTCGCCACAGGCGAAGCAGGTTGTGGGAAAACGTGGATCAGCGCGGCGAAAGCTGCCGAGGCCCTGATCCATAAGGATGTGGAGAGGATTATTGTGACCCGGCCGGTCCTGCAAGCCGATGAAGATCTTGGCTTCTTACCTGGCGATATGTCGGAGAAGTTCGCGCCTTATTTCCGGCCCGTCTATGACGTGCTGTTGAAGCGCCTGGGCGCGTCCTTTATGCAATACTGCCTGCGACCTGAGATTGGCAAGGTGGAAATCGCGCCGTTCGCCTATATGCGCGGACGTACCTTTGAAAATGCGGTGGTTATTCTTGACGAGGCTCAGAATGTCACCGCTGCGCAAATGAAGATGTTTTTGACGCGCCTCGGGGAGAACGTGACCGTGATAGTCAACGGTGATATTACCCAGTGTGATTTGCCTTCCGGTGTGAAATCGGGGTTGAGCGATGCGCTGGCGCGTTTTGAGGAAGACGAGATGATTGGGGTCGTCCGCTTTAACAAAGATGACTGCGTCCGCTCTGCGCTCTGTCAACGTACATTGAAAGCGTACGATTAA
- the efeU gene encoding iron uptake transporter permease EfeU, which translates to MFVPFLIMLREGLEAALIVSLIASYLKRTQRGRWIGVMWVGVFLAAALCLGLGIAINETTGEFPQKEQELFEGIVAVIAVVILTWMVFWMRKVSRNVKVQLEQAVDTALARSNNHGWALILMVFFAVAREGLESVFFLLAAFQQDVGIWPPLGAVLGLTTAVVLGFLLYWGGVRLNLGAFFKWTSLFILFVAAGLAAGAIRAFHEAGLWNHFQDVAFDLSNVLTTHSLTGTLLEGILGYQETPSVSEVFVYFAYLIPALVLFISPPRAGTQPSRAAP; encoded by the coding sequence ATGTTTGTTCCATTTCTCATTATGTTACGTGAAGGCCTTGAAGCGGCGCTGATCGTGAGCCTGATTGCCAGCTACCTGAAACGCACCCAGCGCGGGCGATGGATAGGCGTGATGTGGGTTGGCGTGTTCCTTGCTGCGGCGCTCTGCCTGGGGTTAGGGATTGCCATTAACGAAACCACCGGCGAGTTCCCGCAAAAAGAGCAGGAGTTATTCGAAGGCATCGTGGCGGTGATTGCGGTGGTTATCCTCACGTGGATGGTGTTCTGGATGCGCAAAGTGTCGCGCAACGTAAAAGTCCAGTTAGAGCAGGCGGTGGATACCGCACTTGCGCGCAGTAACAACCACGGCTGGGCGCTGATCCTGATGGTCTTTTTCGCCGTAGCGCGTGAAGGGCTGGAGTCGGTGTTCTTCCTGCTGGCGGCATTTCAGCAAGATGTGGGCATTTGGCCGCCGCTTGGCGCGGTGCTGGGTTTAACCACCGCCGTGGTGCTCGGTTTTCTGCTTTACTGGGGCGGTGTGCGCCTGAATCTTGGCGCATTTTTTAAATGGACCAGCCTGTTTATTCTCTTTGTCGCCGCCGGGCTGGCTGCGGGTGCAATTCGCGCCTTCCATGAAGCCGGCCTGTGGAATCACTTCCAGGATGTGGCGTTTGATTTAAGCAACGTGCTGACCACGCATTCGCTCACCGGCACGTTACTTGAAGGGATTTTGGGTTATCAGGAAACGCCAAGCGTCAGCGAAGTGTTCGTCTACTTTGCCTATTTGATCCCGGCGCTGGTGCTGTTTATCTCACCTCCACGCGCCGGTACGCAGCCTTCAAGGGCGGCACCATAA
- the putP gene encoding sodium/proline symporter PutP codes for MAMSTPMLVTFLVYIFGMLLIGFIAWRSTKNFDDYILGGRRLGPLVTALSAGASDMSGWLLMGLPGAIFISGISESWIAIGLTLGAWINWKLVAGRLRVHTEANNNALTLPDYFTGRFEDNSRLLRIISALVILIFFTIYCASGIVAGARLFESTFGMSYETALWAGAAATIIYTFIGGFLAISWTDTVQASLMIFALILTPVIVIISVGGFGDSMEVIKQKSIENVDMLKGLNFVAIVSLMGWGLGYFGQPHILARFMAADSHHTIVHARRISMAWMILCLAGAVAVGFFGIAYFNNNPSLAGAVNQNAERVFIELAQLLFNPWVAGVLLSAILAAVMSTLSCQLLVCSSAITEDFYKAFLRKGASQKELVWVGRAMVLLVALVAISLAANPENRVLGLVSYAWAGFGAAFGPVVLFSVMWSRMTRNGALAGMVIGAVTVIVWKHYAWLDLYEIIPGFLFGSIGIVAFSLMGKAPTAAMQQRFAEADAHYHSAPPSRVAVE; via the coding sequence ATGGCAATGAGCACACCGATGCTGGTGACCTTTCTTGTTTATATCTTTGGCATGTTACTGATTGGTTTTATCGCCTGGCGATCAACGAAAAACTTTGACGATTATATTCTCGGTGGTCGCCGCCTTGGTCCGTTAGTCACCGCGTTATCGGCAGGGGCATCGGATATGAGCGGCTGGCTGCTGATGGGATTACCGGGGGCGATTTTTATTTCCGGTATCTCTGAAAGCTGGATTGCCATTGGCCTGACGCTGGGGGCATGGATTAACTGGAAACTGGTTGCTGGCCGCCTGCGCGTACATACCGAGGCGAACAATAATGCCCTGACCTTACCCGATTATTTCACCGGGCGTTTCGAAGATAACAGCCGTCTGCTGCGTATTATCTCCGCGCTGGTGATCCTCATTTTCTTCACTATCTATTGTGCATCCGGCATTGTGGCGGGGGCACGTCTGTTCGAAAGCACCTTCGGCATGAGCTATGAAACGGCGTTGTGGGCCGGGGCCGCAGCCACCATTATTTACACCTTTATTGGCGGTTTTCTGGCGATCAGTTGGACGGATACCGTGCAGGCCAGCCTGATGATTTTCGCGCTGATCCTGACGCCGGTGATTGTCATTATCTCCGTGGGTGGTTTCGGTGATTCCATGGAAGTAATCAAGCAAAAAAGCATTGAAAACGTCGATATGCTAAAAGGCCTCAATTTCGTCGCCATTGTGTCGCTGATGGGCTGGGGGCTTGGTTACTTCGGCCAGCCGCATATTCTGGCGCGTTTTATGGCGGCGGATTCCCACCACACGATTGTGCATGCGCGTCGCATCAGTATGGCGTGGATGATCCTTTGCCTTGCGGGTGCAGTGGCAGTGGGGTTCTTCGGCATTGCTTACTTCAACAATAATCCGTCGCTGGCAGGCGCGGTGAACCAGAACGCCGAGCGCGTGTTTATCGAACTGGCGCAGTTGCTGTTTAACCCGTGGGTTGCCGGAGTGTTGCTGTCAGCGATCCTCGCGGCGGTGATGTCGACCCTGAGCTGCCAGCTGTTGGTGTGTTCTAGCGCTATCACGGAAGATTTTTACAAAGCGTTTCTGCGTAAAGGCGCGAGCCAGAAAGAGCTGGTTTGGGTTGGCCGCGCAATGGTGCTGCTGGTGGCGCTGGTAGCCATTTCGCTGGCCGCGAATCCGGAAAACCGCGTGCTGGGCTTGGTGAGCTATGCATGGGCAGGTTTCGGTGCGGCGTTTGGCCCGGTGGTGCTGTTCTCGGTGATGTGGTCGCGCATGACGCGTAACGGCGCGCTGGCAGGGATGGTTATTGGTGCGGTTACGGTCATAGTCTGGAAACATTACGCCTGGCTGGATCTGTACGAAATCATTCCGGGCTTCCTGTTTGGCAGCATCGGGATTGTGGCGTTCAGCTTGATGGGTAAAGCGCCAACCGCCGCGATGCAGCAGCGTTTCGCCGAGGCCGATGCGCATTACCATTCTGCGCCGCCGTCCCGTGTGGCGGTCGAATAA
- a CDS encoding endonuclease/exonuclease/phosphatase family protein: protein MPKNTYAMRYIAGQPAERILPPGSFASIGKALPAGVPLSQDEKIRVLVWNIFKQQRAEWLSVLQNFGKDAHLVLLQEAQTTPELVSFATTNYLAADQVPAFVLPQHPSGVMTLSAAHPVYCCPLREREPILRLAKSALVTVYPLPDMRNLMVVNVHAVNFSLGVDVYSKQLLPIGDQIGHHAGPVIMAGDFNAWSRPRMNALYRFAREMSLRQVRFTDDNRRRAFGRPLDFVFYRGLNVEEASVLVTRASDHNPLLVEFTPGRTPN from the coding sequence GTGCCGAAGAATACTTATGCTATGCGATATATTGCCGGACAGCCTGCGGAGCGCATCTTACCGCCGGGGTCTTTCGCGAGTATTGGTAAGGCTTTGCCTGCGGGTGTTCCGTTAAGTCAGGACGAGAAAATCCGCGTACTGGTGTGGAATATCTTCAAGCAGCAGCGTGCTGAATGGCTCTCCGTGCTGCAAAACTTTGGTAAAGACGCCCATCTGGTGCTGTTGCAGGAAGCGCAAACCACGCCTGAATTAGTGAGCTTTGCGACGACAAACTATCTTGCCGCCGACCAGGTGCCAGCGTTTGTCCTGCCGCAGCATCCGTCGGGTGTGATGACACTCTCGGCTGCGCATCCGGTTTATTGCTGTCCGCTGCGTGAGCGCGAGCCGATATTACGGCTGGCAAAGTCGGCGCTGGTTACGGTATACCCGCTGCCAGATATGCGCAATTTGATGGTGGTGAATGTCCATGCGGTGAATTTCAGCCTCGGTGTGGACGTCTACAGCAAACAGTTGTTACCCATTGGCGACCAGATTGGCCATCATGCCGGGCCGGTGATTATGGCCGGGGATTTCAATGCCTGGAGCCGCCCGCGAATGAATGCGCTTTATCGTTTTGCGCGGGAGATGTCGCTGCGCCAGGTGCGTTTTACCGATGACAACCGTCGGCGGGCTTTTGGGCGACCGCTGGATTTTGTGTTTTATCGCGGTTTAAACGTCGAGGAAGCGTCGGTGCTGGTGACGCGTGCGTCGGACCACAACCCGCTTCTGGTGGAGTTTACGCCTGGCAGAACGCCGAATTAG
- the yafC gene encoding DNA-binding transcriptional regulator YafC, whose product MKTTSEELAIFVAVVESGSFSRAAERLGQANSAISRSVKKLENKLGVNLLNRTTRQLSLTEEGERYFRRVQTVLQEMAAAENEVMENKSVPRGTLRIDAATPVVLHFLMPLIKPFRERYPEISLSLVSSETFINLIERKVDVAIRVGKLTDSSLRARPLFKSYRKIIASPDYIAHHGKPETAEALRDHVCLGFTEPASLNIWPVASADGQLLEVTPEISSNSGETLKHLCLSGNGIASLSDYMIDKELASGELVELLTDKLLPVEMPFSAVYYSDRAVSTRIRAFIDFISEHMSQTSE is encoded by the coding sequence ATGAAAACCACTTCGGAAGAACTCGCAATTTTTGTTGCTGTCGTGGAAAGCGGCAGTTTCAGCCGGGCAGCAGAACGGCTGGGTCAGGCAAACTCGGCCATTAGCCGTTCAGTGAAGAAGCTGGAAAACAAGCTGGGTGTCAATCTGCTGAACCGCACCACGCGCCAGCTCAGCCTGACCGAAGAAGGCGAACGCTATTTTCGCCGTGTGCAAACTGTGTTGCAGGAGATGGCGGCGGCAGAAAACGAGGTGATGGAGAATAAATCTGTGCCGCGCGGCACACTGCGTATCGACGCAGCAACGCCGGTTGTGCTGCATTTTTTGATGCCATTGATAAAGCCGTTTCGTGAACGCTACCCGGAAATTAGCCTTTCGCTGGTTTCCAGCGAAACATTTATCAATCTGATTGAGCGCAAAGTTGATGTCGCTATTCGCGTTGGCAAACTGACCGACTCCAGCCTGCGCGCACGCCCGCTATTTAAAAGCTATCGCAAAATTATTGCCTCGCCCGATTACATTGCCCATCACGGCAAGCCAGAAACCGCTGAAGCGTTACGTGACCATGTTTGTCTTGGTTTTACCGAGCCGGCTTCTCTGAACATCTGGCCGGTCGCTTCTGCCGACGGGCAACTGCTCGAAGTGACACCAGAGATCTCGTCAAATAGCGGCGAAACCCTGAAACATCTCTGCCTGAGCGGCAACGGTATCGCCAGTTTATCGGACTATATGATTGACAAAGAGTTGGCGAGTGGGGAGTTGGTGGAGTTACTGACGGACAAACTGCTGCCGGTGGAGATGCCCTTTAGCGCCGTGTATTACAGCGATCGGGCAGTAAGTACGCGTATCCGCGCCTTTATCGATTTTATTAGCGAGCATATGTCGCAGACGAGCGAGTAG
- the efeO gene encoding iron uptake system protein EfeO produces MATHFRRSALQLGIAALISCAFGVQAADVPQVKVTVTDKQCEPMNLTVNAGKTQFIILNHSQKALEWEILKGVMVVEERENIAPGFSQKLTANLQPGEYEMTCGLLTNPKGKLIVKGEATADAAKGDALLSLSGAITDYKAYVVAETAQLVSGTKAFTDAVKAGDIEKAKALYAPTRQHYERIEPIAELFSDLDGSIDAREDDYEKKADDPKFTGFHRLEKALFGDNTTKDMGHYADQLNRDVLDLQTRINELAFPPSKVVGGAAGLIEEVAASKISGEEDRYSHTDLWDFQANVDGAQKIVDLLRPQLQKENAGLLAKVDTNFKKVDSILAKYRTKEGFETYDKLTEADRNALKGPITTLAEDLAQLRGVLGLD; encoded by the coding sequence ATGGCTACTCATTTTCGTCGTAGTGCATTACAACTCGGGATTGCGGCGTTGATTTCTTGCGCTTTTGGTGTTCAGGCGGCGGATGTTCCGCAGGTAAAAGTGACGGTCACGGACAAGCAGTGTGAGCCGATGAACCTGACGGTTAACGCGGGCAAAACGCAGTTTATTATTCTCAACCACAGCCAGAAAGCACTGGAGTGGGAGATCCTCAAAGGCGTGATGGTGGTGGAAGAGCGCGAAAATATCGCGCCAGGATTTAGCCAGAAGCTGACCGCCAATTTGCAGCCGGGCGAATATGAGATGACCTGCGGGCTGCTCACCAACCCGAAAGGCAAACTTATCGTGAAAGGTGAAGCCACGGCTGATGCAGCAAAAGGCGATGCGTTGCTGAGCCTGAGCGGGGCGATCACCGACTATAAAGCCTATGTGGTGGCAGAAACCGCACAGCTTGTTTCCGGTACCAAAGCCTTTACCGACGCGGTGAAAGCGGGCGATATCGAAAAAGCAAAAGCACTGTATGCGCCAACGCGTCAGCACTATGAGCGTATTGAACCGATTGCGGAACTGTTCTCCGATCTGGATGGCAGCATCGATGCCCGCGAAGATGATTACGAGAAAAAAGCGGACGATCCGAAGTTCACTGGTTTCCACCGTCTGGAAAAAGCACTGTTCGGCGACAACACCACCAAAGATATGGGCCACTACGCCGACCAGCTCAATCGCGATGTCCTTGATCTGCAAACGCGAATCAATGAGCTGGCGTTCCCGCCGTCAAAAGTGGTGGGCGGCGCTGCCGGTCTGATTGAAGAAGTGGCGGCAAGCAAAATCAGTGGCGAAGAAGATCGCTACAGCCACACCGATCTGTGGGATTTCCAGGCGAACGTTGACGGCGCACAGAAAATTGTCGATTTACTGCGTCCGCAATTGCAGAAAGAGAACGCCGGACTGCTGGCGAAAGTCGATACCAACTTCAAGAAAGTGGACAGCATTCTGGCGAAATACCGCACTAAAGAGGGCTTCGAAACGTACGACAAGTTGACCGAGGCCGATCGCAATGCGCTGAAAGGGCCGATCACCACGCTGGCGGAAGATCTGGCGCAGCTTCGCGGTGTGCTGGGTCTGGACTAA